DNA sequence from the Pseudoduganella plicata genome:
TTCCGTGATGACGGACTATATGCGCGAGATCTTCACCGGCATCCCCAATATGGTCGGGTAACGGCCGATGCTGGTGCTCACCGCGGCCGAGATCAATACGTGGATCGCCGGCCTGATCTGGCCATTGACGCGCATCCTCGGCCTGATCACGGCCTCACCGCTGTTCGGCAACCCGCGCATCCCGCAGACCGTCCAGCTGAGCCTGGGCATCGTGATCGCCATCGGCATCGCGCCGCTCGTCCCTGCCGTCCCCGCCGCCGACCCCGCCTCATATGCCGGACTGCTGATCCTGGCGAAAGAACTCATCACGGGCGTGGCGATGGGCTTCGCCATGCGCATCGTCTTTGCCGCCGTCGAGATGGCGGGCGAAATCAGCAGCCTGACGATGGGCCTGGGCTTCGCCAGCTTCTTCGACCCGATGTCGCAAGGCCGCTCGTCCGGCATCGCCCAGTTCCTGACGTGGATCGCCACGATGTCGATGCTCGTTGCCAACGTCCACCTGCTGCTGCTGGAAGCCCTCGCCGAAAGCTTCTTCACGCTGCCGATCGCCAGCACGACCTTCCACGGCGGCGGCTTCTGGGACCTGGCCACGTGGGGCGCGAAAATCTTCAGCGCCGGCCTGCAACTGTCGATGCCCGTCATCGCCGCCCTCCTCATCACCAACGTCGCACTGGGCATCCTGACCCGCGCCGCGCCGCAGCTGAACCTGTTCGGCATCGGCTTTCCCATCACCCTGGGCGCCGGCTTCCTCGTGCTGATGATTGCGCTGCCGTATCTGTCGACGCCACTGATGAATCTGCTCGGATCGGGGACGGAGAAGGCGCGGCATCTGTCGCGGGCGTTTGCCGGTAAGGGGGATGTGCCGGCGAAGCCCATCCTGGCGCCGCCTCGGCAGTAGCCTTAGGGTGTCTGACCAAACTTCGCGACATATCTTCAAAAGATGAGTGTTAAGGAAAGCGAGAGGAAGGCCTGCTTGATAACTCGTTGCACAGCGCTATTTTGCTGTTGTCCGCCTTTCGGGGTCTACGGCAAGTTGGAAGATGAGCTTCTATAAAGCGCAGAAGGGTCTTAGGAACAATCGGTTCGGCCATGGCATCGCTTCGTATGCGTACACGGCCGTTCTTAGCGCCCGGTTCCCGGCCGCTTACATCCGCTCCGCCCCAATCTGGCGCAACGCGGGAAAACACACCTGAAGGCGGCCGTAGCGGTAGCGGGCATCACAGCGATGGATAGCCGTACACGTTGTAAAGCGCCATTGGCCCAGTTAGCCGGGCGACTATTGCGCAGTGGACTGGACTTCGCCCGGGCTCCCCATTTCACTGATACGCTTGAGGGTAACGCGTTTGAACACCGGCTTGCATTGACCACAGTAGAAATCCCTGATACCGACCTTCCCGGAAATCGACTGCGGACGCACGACCCCGCTGAAGGTGAGCACTTGCAAAGCTTCGCGGTCGGGCGCTCCTTTGACGGGATTGCTGGCAAGACCGCTTGAGTATTCGGCGATAAAGGTCAGCAATTTTTTCTTCGGATCGTATGTCAGTTTTTGAATGGTTGCGGGGGCCGGTTCGGAGCTGCCGATGGCGACCATGACCTGACCGAACGTTTCCGCTTCGCGTTGGTAGAGCGCAACATTGTATCCAGAAACAAAATGTGGATCGTCAGCGCCTTCGGTCTGCATATTCGAATAGTAGCCGAGCAGGCGCGCCGACGCCGGCTCTACAGCGCGCGCCGTCGGAACGAGGCATGCGGCGATCAAAAAGGTAGCAAGAAACTTCATATCAGTGTCCGGTGGTTGACCAGTGCGGTTTGTCAGCATTTCCGCCGACGAATTTTTTGACGCCATACGTCAGTCCAACAGCTTTAAGCTGCAGGTTCATGCCGGTGCGCGGCATGGTGTTGATCTCCGTGATCGAGCCATCCTTGTTGGCGATGTTCAGCGTGCCGGTCCAGGTAATCGACATGTCGATCGCTTCGCCTCTTGTATGCAAGGTGTTTAGGGCGGGCGGTGTATTCGCGGCCAGCCCTCCGATACCGAACCCGGCCGACATCTGGCGCGCCGCGTTCACGGAAGCCGCCAGCGTAGGGTGGTCCCATTTAATGTTAACGCCTGCCATCGGCGGTACCATCGCCGGATCGAAACCGTTCTTTACGATCCTGTGTGCCCAGTGCATGAGGTATGCGCGTTCAGGTGGTCGGTAGGTCGCCGCTATGGTCTTGACACCCCCTGCCGCCTCAATCGCAGCAATGAACGCGTTACAGTTGTCCCGGAAGTCAGGCTTAAGAGTTGATGTTTCGCGGCTACCCGGAAAGCGGCCGCACCACACAGGACCGCTGAGCTCAGGCGCGACGCTAACAGTCGCAGGCGTAGTGTTCGTGGTCGGTGTGAGCGGTGCTGTCGTGTTCATAGTAGGGTACTTCTATCGTCGCGTTCTGTGGGTGGTCCGAGCATGCCTTTTCGGTCATGCCGTCGGCGTCCGTGGTACCTATAAGCTCAGTACCGTCGTCCAGGGTGATACGGTAGCGCGTATACGCAAGCGCCTTTCCTGTCGATTCATCCTGAACACGGAAGGCGAGGTCGAATTTGTGATCATGGTGAGCGTCACCCGCAGGCGACGTGGCGGGTATTTCACCGAGGGCTGCGTCAAGGGCAGCAGACGTGGCGGCTGCCGGGGGGCTGACTGTTCGCGGCGCAGCGCCACCGCTATATTCGACAGTGTCGGTAAACTGGGTAGCGATCAAGACAGCCCCGCACGCTGTTTTCATACCCGCAAGCGCCACTCCCTTCCCGTAGAAGGTAGTGGTCATGGCACCCTCGCTGATGGGGAACGTACCTTTGCATTTAGGACAATATGTTTTATGTCCGATAAAGGCAATCGGCTTGCCGAAACAGATGTCGGTAGGACTTCCTTCAAGTACCGTTCCGCCGTGACTCGTCGGATCACCGAGCCTGATAATTTCTCCTGCCATGGGTGCACCATATAATATTAAGTGCCAGAGCCTAACATGCTCTTACCTATTTGTCACTGAAGTGAATCGCCACGAGTTTTCTAGACACTCGCGAGCCGCTTGAAATACTGCTTTTCATACTCGACCGGCGACAAGTCATTGCTGAAGCTGTGCCGGCGCTTTGGATTGTAAAACATCTCGATGTAATCGAAGACATCCTGCTTTGCTTCTTCCCGAGTGCCGTAGGTCTTGCGCCTGATTCGCTCCCGTTTCAGAAGTTGGAAGAAGCTCTCGGCCACGGCGTTATCGTGGCAGTTTCCGCGTCGGCTCATGCTCTGCTGCAGGTTGTGCTCGGTCAGGAAGTCGCGCCAGTCGTAGCTGCTGAACTGACTGCCCTGATCGGAATGCACCATCACCGAATTCTTGGGCTGCCGACGCCAGACAGCCATCAATAGCGCGATCATGCCAGCTCGCGATCGATTCGGGAACTTATCGACCAGCCGACCACCTGACGCGAGAACAGATCAAGCACTACGGCCAAATACAGCCAACCCTCATGCGTGCGGATGTATGTTATGTCCGTCACCCAGATGCAATTCGGTTCTGCTACATCAAATTGGCGCTGCAAGTGATTTGGTGCCACCAGCGATGGTGCGCCGCCGCGTTTGTACTTGCGCTTGGCATAGCCTGTCTGCGAGCCAATCCCAGCGGAGCGCATCAGCCGATGGACGCGGTTAATGCCGCACTGCTCGCCAAGCTCGCGCAGATCGTCGCTGACCTTGCGGTAGCCGTACACGCTGCCGCTTTCAAGTCACGATTCCTTGATAGGGATGAGCAGACGCTTGTCTTCCTTGGCACGCTTACTTTCAGGATTCAGACGCCATGCATAAAAGCCACTCGGATGCACTTCGAGCACTTTGCACAGCCGGCGCACCGGGAATTGGTCCTGTAACTGAGCAATTAAGGTGTACCTTACCCGGACGTCTTGGCAAAGTACACCGCGGCCTTTTTCAATATGTCACGCTCCTCCGTGACGCGTTTGAGCTCGGCCTTCAGGCGCCGCATCTCGTCAGACTGAGCATCGACAGCCTTTCGCTCCGCCTCGGGCACGCCATAGCGCTTCGTCCAGGCGTACAGGCTATGGATGCTTACTCCGAGCCGCTCCGCCACCTCACTCGCTGGGTGCCCACGCTGGGCTACCTGCTTAACTGCTGCAATCTTGAATTCCTCTGTGTACCGCTTGCCGCTCATACGATCTCCTTTTGCCCGATATTATGGCTCAGAAGTGTCTACAATAGTCGTGGCGATTCAAAGGTGGGATGCAGATCCACCCGTTGCCGCAGCGCTTTGAGCAGTTGCCCGAGAGTCGCTTTAGAGTGCCGCTCAAGCAGGGTCTGAAGCTGCTCTACAGTCAGCAGTGGCTCGCCTTGCAGTGGGAACGTCAGGCAAGTGCCCATCAAGCGCTCGACACTCTGTCCGGCGATCACCGCAATGCCCAATGTCTTCAGAACATGATCCTGGACAGGCTTGTACCCTGATTGGACTTCGTCTTTCATGATCTCCTCTCATCCAGCGAAATGCGCTGAATGGCTGCGTCGCAGTATAGTTTAGACCTAGCGCCCAGCACATGACGGGTTAGCGTCCGTCTTAGGGCGCCGCTACGCTGGCCCGACTGAACCACCGTTGATCAAATGTACAAGGCCGATAGTGACAAGAGCCTCTGGAACACAAAGTCTTGGCCATCGCAGACATTTGCAAGCCGCCTGACAATGGTTACTTCTGGCCGAAAGCGGCCGCCCACAATGCCTCAGTGTACGGTGTTGTTGTTCTCAGGACAAGCGGCGAGTTTTGTCTGGAGATTTTATTTACACCTCTGGAGACAGTCCATCATTACTGCGCCGGACAGGCAATGTGCAGAGAGGTCATAATTGGGCCGCTCGCCGTTCGAAACGCCTCAGAAACTACGTTATCAGTATAAGTATGCTTATCAGAAAATCGAAGACTTTATGAAGACCATTGCCCGAATTGTTTTTGTTATTGGCGTCTTTCTGGCCTGGGTCCTTCCGTTGGCAGCCGTACCGTTTGTCAACATAATGCCGTATTTATTCAGCTCGACATTTGGCGAGCGCTTTCTGATATCACTGGCCACGACTGCCCTGCTTGCGGTCTGCTGGTGGTTCGCATGCAACGACGGCAACCGGCGCTCGCTCGTAAGCCCCCGACGGGCGAGGAAGGATGCACTGAACCTTGCGCTTGGCACCGTGGCGGTCACCTGCATCCCCGCGATTCTCGGCGCGAATGTCTTGGGAATATTCGTGACAGGACTCAAAAACCAACCCGTCAGACACACGCTGGAAGTCGTTGACATTACGGAGAAAACACGAAAGGAGCCTCGCACGCGATGGGAGCTGGCGTGCGCGCGAAGTGAGGCGCGCTTTGAAGTGGTGCTCGCGGACAAAATGCTGGCCGTCCCGGCTGTGCAAGTGGGCTCGCGGGTCACGCTGTCCGGACGGCGTAACTTCGTGGGAACGTATGTGGAGCAGGTGGCGGTGACGCCTAAGGCCGAGCCCACCTGTTGAGACGCGTCACCTGACGCTTGTGGGCCGATGATGCGTGCAGGTATAGCCGGGAAAACGATCAACCACGCGCCCGGGCGGTTGGCGGGACATGCCTGCCGCCCCCAGCGCTTAATTGATGTAGTTGAACAGCGAAAGACTAGTAGCAGTCTTAAAAGTCTGCTGCGCCGCCTGCAAACTGGTGGTCTGCTGCGCAAACCGCGAAGCGGCTTCGATCGGGTCGACTTCGATCAGGTCCGACACCTGGGTCTGGTACTGGATGTCCATTTCCGAGCCGGCCGAGTCCAGGTAGTCCAGTTCCTTGCCGCGGGCGCCGACGGAGGCGCGGACGGACAGCACGTTATCCGAGGCGTTCTGGATGTTCTGGTTGGCTTCATTCAGCGCGTTGGTCAGCTTGGCGCCGGCCGTCGGGCCCGTGCCCGTCGAGCGCAATGCGTTGATGACGTTCTGGATCGACGTGAAGACGGACTGGTTCTTGCTCGGTTCGACGGCGAACTGGTCGCCGGCGGCGGGCTCGCCCTTGACGTCGAACGTGATGCCTTCGAACGTGATCGGCTCGCCGGCCTTGTAATCCGTTGCGGGCAGCACGGGCGTGTTGCCGTTGGTGACGTCGACAACGGAATACTGCATCTTGCCCGTCGTGGCGTCTTTTGCGAACGACAGCGTGTAGTCGTGGCCCTTGACCGTCCCCGTCACGGTGCCCGGCGAGATGATGCCCGTGCCGGTGTTGCCGGCGCCGGTCGGCTTCGTCAGGAACGTGCCGTTGCCCGTCAGGTTGCGCTCGAAAATGGCGCTGCCCGAGGCGCTGATGGCCATCTTGCGGCCCGATCCCACCTGCAGCTCGCGCTCGCCCTGGTCGCCGTAATAGTCGGCGCCGGTGGCGGTCTGGGCGAACGGCAGCGTGTTGGTCTTGTAGCCGGCGAAGACGTAGCCGCCCGTGCCGTCGGCCGTGTTGGCCTGGCCCAGCAGGTCGCCCATGCGCGCTTCCAGGTCGACGGCCAGCGCTTCGCGGTCGGCAATCGACAGCGCCGGATTGCCGGCGTACAGAATGGTGTTCTTGACGTCGGTCAGTAGCTCCCCTACCGTTCCAAGCGTGGTATCGACCTGCGCCAGCGACGACAATGCCGTCTGGCGGTTGGTCTTGTACTGGTCGTTGATTTCCAGCGACTGCGTCACTTCCAGTGCGCGCGCCGAGGCGACAGGGTCGTCGGCGGGCGTCAGCACGCGGCGGCCCGTCGACAGCTGCATCTGGGTCTTCAGCATGTTCGATTGCAGCGTGCCCAACTGGTTGGTGCCGCGGTCGTACATCATGCTGGTGCTGATACGCAAACTCATGGTCCTGTTCCTTCCTTCGATTACCGGATCTGCAGCAGCGTGTCGAACATCTGACCCGCGATCTGCATCACCTTGCCGGCGGCCTGGTAGGCCTGCTGGTAGCGCAGCAGATCGGCTGCTTCCTCGTCCAGATTCACGCCGGACACGCTTTGCTGCGACGCCATCGCCTGGTTTACCGTTGTTTCGGCAGCCGCGCTGCCGACCTGCAGTTCACGCGTCTTGTTGCCGACGTAGTTGACGGAGGCCGCATAGCTGCCCTGGAACGTGGCGCTGTTGCCGTTCAGGATATTTTTCGTTTGCAGGCCGGCCAGCAGCACCCCGTTGCGACCATCGCCCACGCCCGTCGTGTTCGGGCCGACGGTAAACTTGTCGCCCTGCTGTGGCGTGCCGCCGATGGCGAAACTCATGCCGTTGTAGCTGAGCGTGGCGCCCGTCTCGAAGCGCACCGGCGTGCCCGGCGCGAACGATTCCGTCGTGCCGTTGGCCCGCGTCAGGACGACGTTGGTCGTCCGGCCTGCCGGGAAGCCCGCCAGCTCCGGCCGCGTGTCCGCGCCTGCGGGAGCCGGCTGGAGCGTCAGGTCCATGGGCGCCGCCAGCGCATTGCCCGGCGCCAGGTAGGTCGCATCGACGGTACCGGCGCTGATCGTGCCGGTGCCCTTGTTGCCGACGGGCGTGGACGTGGCGATCGGCGCCGCCAGCGCGACCTTGTGGTAATCCGTGATGGCCACGCCGAATTCGGCTGCGGCCGTGTACGTGGGGCGCACTTCGAAGCGGTCGCCCGTCTGCGGCGTGCCGGAGAAGTTGTACGTGACGCCGTCGATTTCCATCGACGTACCGGCCGGATTGGCCAGGATCGGTGCGACGGCCGGGTTCAGCGGCGTGCCGTCGGCACGCTCGATGTTGTAGTAATTGTTGCCGCCGGCGGTGGTGACCTTGACCTTGTAGTCGGCGCCCGTCAGCTTTGACGCATCCGTGACGGTGCCGTCGATCTTCGCCGTGCTCAGCGGCGAATTGCGCGTGTCGTAGCCGATATACGCCTTGATGGGCTTGAAATAGTCGCCGCCCGGCTTGCCGTCCAGGTCCTGGCCCAGGCGGTGCTGGTCGTTGAACGCATCCGTCATCCCGGCCGCGATCAGGCCGATCTGGTTCTGCACGCGATCCAGGGTTTCGTTGCGGAACGCCATCAGGCCGCCCAGCGCGCCACCCGTGAAGGTATCGTCCGGCAAGGTCGACACCTTGCCGGCCGTCTGGTAACCCACGACGGTACGGCCGGGGTCGGTCGTCGACGGGATGGCGGCCAGTTGCATGCTGCCGACGCCGACGACCAGCGGCTGGCCCGAGCCGATCGACACGTTGAGCATATTGTTGTCGCTCGGCAGCACGGTGACCTTCACTTGCTGGTTCAGGTCGCGGATCAGCTGGTCGCGCTGGTCCAGCAGGTCGTTCGGGGGATTGAGCGGGTCCATCGTGGCCGCTGCGATCTTCTTGTTCAGGTCCGCGATCTGGGTGGTAAACGCATTGATCGAGTTGACGGTCGATTCGACGGAGCTGTTCACGCCTTCCTGCAGTTCCGACAGGCGGCCCGACACTTCATGGAAGCGCGCGGCCAGCGTCTGCGACGACGACAGCATCGATTCGCGCGCGGCCTGCAGCGACGGCGTCGAGTTGGCCGTCTGCACGCCCTTGAAGAAGTCCTGCAGCGCCGGCGAGAGGCCGATGGTGCTGTCGGACATCATGTTGTCGATCTGGCTGATCTGGCCCAGGTAGGCGTCCACGGAGCCCTGGTTGGCCTGGGCGTTCAGCACCTGGGTGTTCAGGAAGTTGTCGTAATAGCGCTTGATCTGAGCAACCTCGGTGCCCGTGCCGATATAACCGACGCCCTGGTTAATCGGTGGCAGCGTCCCCTGGACGATGCCCTGGCGGCTGTAGCCGGGCACGCTCGCATTGGTAATGTTGTGACCGGTCGTGGCGAGGCCCGTCTGGGCCGCCATCAAGCCGGTCTTGCCGATGCTGAGGAGGTTGCTCATGTGGTCTGCTCTTTCCTGTCTGATCTAGGTAACGACGCAATCGCGGAAAACTTGAATGCCTGCACAGTCATCAGACCAGTGTCTTGTTGATAACGGCCGCCAGCTTGCTGGCGTAGTTCGGGTCGGTGGCATAGCCGGCCTTCTGCAGGTTGCGGGCGAACGCCGTGGCATCGCCGCCGCTGGCCAGCACTTTTTCGTAGCGCGGATTGTTCGTGATCAGCCTGGCGTAATCCTTGAAGCTGTCCGCATAGCTGTCGTAGGCGCGGAAGCGCTCGATCCTGCGGGTGGGCTGGCCGTTCACGTATTCCGTCGTGGCCACGTCCACCGTCTTGCCCTTCCAGCCGGCGCCGGCCTTGATGCCGAACAGGTTGTGGCTGGTGCTGCCGTCGGCAGCCTTGATCTCGCGGCGGCCCCAGCCGCTTTCCAGCGCCGCCTGGCCCAGCATGAACTTGGCCGGCACGCCGGTGGCGCGGCTGGCTTCTTCCGCGTGGGCGGACAGTTTGTCGGCAAATGCCCGCACGTGCGCATGGCGCGACGTGCTGGCCGTCGTGGCCGCCGGTGCCGCCGCCGCATTGGCCGCGGCGTTGCCGCCGGCGGCCGCAATGGAACGCTGCAGCTTGGCCGCGTCGATCATCGAACGGGTCAGGCCGCCTTCGGGCATGGCCGCGTCCGCGCTGATAGCCGCGTTGTTGCCATTGATCCCCGCCGTCTTCGACAGCTGGCGCACCAGCACGTCCGCCAGGCCGATGCCTTTCTTGGCAATGTTCTGGCTGGTCTGCTGGTCCAGCATCGTCGTGAACATCTTCGTCTGCTCGTTGTCGAGCATGCCTTCCTGCGGCGTCGCGTCGCGCATGCTCTTCAGCATCATGTTGACGAACATGGCTTCGAACTGCGTCGCGGCAGCCTTGGTCGCTTCAGCCGAGCCCGCCCTGGCGCCCTGGCGCAATTCGGACAGGCCCTTGCTGTCGATTGCGAGGCTGGCGGTAAGGTCTTTGGGGGTGCTCGTCTGACGGATCATGGCTGCCTCGATGACTTATTGTTAGATGATTTCCAGCTCGGCGCGCAGCGCACCGGATGCCTTCATGGCCTGCAGGATGGCCAGCAGGTCTTGCGGCGACGCGCCGATGGCATTCAGCGCCTTGACGACGTCGGCCAGCGCCGCCCCGCCCTGCACCATCAGCACCTTGCCCGGCGCCTTCTGGATGTCGACCGAACCGGGGTTCGTCACGGCCGTCTGGCCGCCCGACATGGCGTTCGGCTGGCTCACCTGCGGGTCGGCCGACACGGCCACCGACAGGTTGCCGTGCGAGATCGCGCACGTCTGCAGCGTCACCGCCTGGTTCATCACGACGGAGCCGGTACGCGCGTTCATGATGACCTTGGCGGCCAGCGCGGACGGCCGCACGTCGATGTCTTCCAGCTGGCCGATGAACGTCACGCGCTGGTCCGAAGCGGACGGCGCCTGGACGCGGATGACGCGGCCGTCCAGCGCGTAGGCGATGCCCGTGCCGTACTTGTTGTTGATGGCTTCGACCACACGGCTGGCGGTGGCGAAGTCCGTGCTGTTCAGTTCCAGGCGGATCTGGCCGCCCTCGCCCAGTGCCGTCGGCACGGCGCGTTCGACGGTGGCGCCGCCGGAAATGCGGCCCACCGACAGGTGGTTGACGACAACCGAGGCGCCGCCGCCGGGCGACTGCGCGCCGACGCCGCCCACCAGGATATTGCCCTGTGCCATGCCGTAGATGGCGCCGTCGGCACCCTTCAGAGGCGTCATCAGCAGCGTACCGCCGCGCAGGCTTTTCGCATTACCCATCGACGAGACGGTCACGTCCAGCATCTGGCCCGGCTGGGCGAACGCCGGCAGCGACGTGGTGACCATGACGGCCGCCACGTTCTTCAGCTGCAAATTCGTGCCAGGTGGCAGGGTCACGCCCATCTGCTGCAGCATGGCGGCGATGCTCTGCACGGTGAACGGGGTTTGCGTGGTCTGGTCGCCGGTGCCGTCCAGGCCCACGACGATGCCGTAGCCCATCAGCTGATTCTGGCGCACGCCCGCGATGGTGGCGAGGTCCTTCAGGCGCTCGGCATGGGCGACCGGTGCCAGCAGAGCAATGGAAACGCCCAATGCAGCGAGGGTTTTGGCAAGGATGGTCATATCAGAACGGCAGCAGGCTCAGGAAGAAACGCGACGCCATCGACGACAGCTCGGCGCGGTCCAGGTGCGTATTGGTACGGTACTCGACACGGGCGTCGGCAATGGCCGTGGACGACACGGTGTTGCCCGCACCGATCGAGTCGGGATTGACGACGCCGGAGACGCGGATGAA
Encoded proteins:
- the fliR gene encoding flagellar biosynthetic protein FliR — protein: MLVLTAAEINTWIAGLIWPLTRILGLITASPLFGNPRIPQTVQLSLGIVIAIGIAPLVPAVPAADPASYAGLLILAKELITGVAMGFAMRIVFAAVEMAGEISSLTMGLGFASFFDPMSQGRSSGIAQFLTWIATMSMLVANVHLLLLEALAESFFTLPIASTTFHGGGFWDLATWGAKIFSAGLQLSMPVIAALLITNVALGILTRAAPQLNLFGIGFPITLGAGFLVLMIALPYLSTPLMNLLGSGTEKARHLSRAFAGKGDVPAKPILAPPRQ
- a CDS encoding PAAR domain-containing protein encodes the protein MAGEIIRLGDPTSHGGTVLEGSPTDICFGKPIAFIGHKTYCPKCKGTFPISEGAMTTTFYGKGVALAGMKTACGAVLIATQFTDTVEYSGGAAPRTVSPPAAATSAALDAALGEIPATSPAGDAHHDHKFDLAFRVQDESTGKALAYTRYRITLDDGTELIGTTDADGMTEKACSDHPQNATIEVPYYEHDSTAHTDHEHYACDC
- the flgL gene encoding flagellar hook-associated protein FlgL, producing MSLRISTSMMYDRGTNQLGTLQSNMLKTQMQLSTGRRVLTPADDPVASARALEVTQSLEINDQYKTNRQTALSSLAQVDTTLGTVGELLTDVKNTILYAGNPALSIADREALAVDLEARMGDLLGQANTADGTGGYVFAGYKTNTLPFAQTATGADYYGDQGERELQVGSGRKMAISASGSAIFERNLTGNGTFLTKPTGAGNTGTGIISPGTVTGTVKGHDYTLSFAKDATTGKMQYSVVDVTNGNTPVLPATDYKAGEPITFEGITFDVKGEPAAGDQFAVEPSKNQSVFTSIQNVINALRSTGTGPTAGAKLTNALNEANQNIQNASDNVLSVRASVGARGKELDYLDSAGSEMDIQYQTQVSDLIEVDPIEAASRFAQQTTSLQAAQQTFKTATSLSLFNYIN
- the flgK gene encoding flagellar hook-associated protein FlgK, which gives rise to MSNLLSIGKTGLMAAQTGLATTGHNITNASVPGYSRQGIVQGTLPPINQGVGYIGTGTEVAQIKRYYDNFLNTQVLNAQANQGSVDAYLGQISQIDNMMSDSTIGLSPALQDFFKGVQTANSTPSLQAARESMLSSSQTLAARFHEVSGRLSELQEGVNSSVESTVNSINAFTTQIADLNKKIAAATMDPLNPPNDLLDQRDQLIRDLNQQVKVTVLPSDNNMLNVSIGSGQPLVVGVGSMQLAAIPSTTDPGRTVVGYQTAGKVSTLPDDTFTGGALGGLMAFRNETLDRVQNQIGLIAAGMTDAFNDQHRLGQDLDGKPGGDYFKPIKAYIGYDTRNSPLSTAKIDGTVTDASKLTGADYKVKVTTAGGNNYYNIERADGTPLNPAVAPILANPAGTSMEIDGVTYNFSGTPQTGDRFEVRPTYTAAAEFGVAITDYHKVALAAPIATSTPVGNKGTGTISAGTVDATYLAPGNALAAPMDLTLQPAPAGADTRPELAGFPAGRTTNVVLTRANGTTESFAPGTPVRFETGATLSYNGMSFAIGGTPQQGDKFTVGPNTTGVGDGRNGVLLAGLQTKNILNGNSATFQGSYAASVNYVGNKTRELQVGSAAAETTVNQAMASQQSVSGVNLDEEAADLLRYQQAYQAAGKVMQIAGQMFDTLLQIR
- the flgJ gene encoding flagellar assembly peptidoglycan hydrolase FlgJ; this encodes MIRQTSTPKDLTASLAIDSKGLSELRQGARAGSAEATKAAATQFEAMFVNMMLKSMRDATPQEGMLDNEQTKMFTTMLDQQTSQNIAKKGIGLADVLVRQLSKTAGINGNNAAISADAAMPEGGLTRSMIDAAKLQRSIAAAGGNAAANAAAAPAATTASTSRHAHVRAFADKLSAHAEEASRATGVPAKFMLGQAALESGWGRREIKAADGSTSHNLFGIKAGAGWKGKTVDVATTEYVNGQPTRRIERFRAYDSYADSFKDYARLITNNPRYEKVLASGGDATAFARNLQKAGYATDPNYASKLAAVINKTLV
- a CDS encoding flagellar basal body P-ring protein FlgI, with amino-acid sequence MTILAKTLAALGVSIALLAPVAHAERLKDLATIAGVRQNQLMGYGIVVGLDGTGDQTTQTPFTVQSIAAMLQQMGVTLPPGTNLQLKNVAAVMVTTSLPAFAQPGQMLDVTVSSMGNAKSLRGGTLLMTPLKGADGAIYGMAQGNILVGGVGAQSPGGGASVVVNHLSVGRISGGATVERAVPTALGEGGQIRLELNSTDFATASRVVEAINNKYGTGIAYALDGRVIRVQAPSASDQRVTFIGQLEDIDVRPSALAAKVIMNARTGSVVMNQAVTLQTCAISHGNLSVAVSADPQVSQPNAMSGGQTAVTNPGSVDIQKAPGKVLMVQGGAALADVVKALNAIGASPQDLLAILQAMKASGALRAELEII